From a single uncultured Desulfovibrio sp. genomic region:
- a CDS encoding respiratory nitrate reductase subunit gamma — protein sequence MTTLFYILGYLAVAGFFCMAYLKIKSYLAASPLHVRWELYPVPHEGSKTVYGGSFMEEKDWWTKPRHIAHMGDVKALLTEVLFLHATFEHNLKLWVRTYPFHVGMYMLMGGTIVVLFAAIAQVLGLNPQGGLMIFVGNIISACALAGTLCIIVGGVSLILRRRADEGLRRYSTPEHYFNLLVFVLFGVLGLAAWASAPSYFELARTFMHNLITFHFAPQTNVLFSLHLLVGFFLLIWIPMTHMGHVFMKYFTYHDIRWGDEPTNYSPKNQQKIMDALKFNVTWSADHINGDGQPKTWVDVATTNPAAPKKED from the coding sequence ATGACCACACTTTTTTACATTCTTGGCTATCTGGCGGTAGCTGGCTTTTTCTGCATGGCCTACCTCAAGATCAAATCGTATCTTGCAGCCAGCCCCCTGCACGTACGCTGGGAACTGTACCCCGTGCCTCACGAAGGCTCCAAGACGGTGTACGGCGGCAGCTTTATGGAAGAAAAGGACTGGTGGACCAAGCCTCGTCACATCGCTCACATGGGCGACGTCAAGGCCCTGCTGACCGAAGTGCTTTTTCTGCACGCCACCTTTGAACACAACCTCAAACTTTGGGTGCGCACTTACCCCTTCCATGTGGGCATGTACATGCTCATGGGTGGCACCATCGTGGTGTTGTTTGCCGCCATTGCGCAGGTTCTGGGCCTCAACCCCCAGGGCGGTCTGATGATCTTTGTCGGCAACATCATCAGCGCCTGTGCCCTGGCTGGCACACTGTGCATCATTGTGGGCGGCGTCAGCCTTATTTTGCGCCGTCGCGCCGATGAAGGCCTGCGCCGCTACAGCACCCCCGAGCACTACTTCAACCTGCTTGTCTTCGTGCTCTTCGGCGTGCTGGGCCTGGCTGCCTGGGCTTCCGCTCCTTCCTACTTCGAGCTGGCCCGCACCTTCATGCACAACTTGATCACGTTCCACTTTGCCCCGCAGACCAACGTGCTGTTCAGCCTGCACCTGCTGGTGGGCTTCTTCCTGCTGATATGGATTCCCATGACCCACATGGGCCACGTCTTCATGAAGTACTTCACCTACCACGACATCCGCTGGGGTGACGAACCCACCAACTACAGCCCCAAAAACCAGCAGAAGATCATGGACGCCCTGAAGTTCAACGTCACGTGGTCTGCCGATCATATCAATGGCGATGGCCAGCCCAAGACCTGGGTGGACGTGGCCACCACAAATCCCGCAGCCCCCAAGAAGGAAGACTAG
- a CDS encoding (Fe-S)-binding protein, which produces MKDNLQLKDVSTAEGQMVSIDLKDIPELPLDVHTMPWKPFTDEQKQNTACILDDVCVLNIPVPKNKEEEEELVNKFLNGMRKLFTKENNWTFLPMLETSMDYCAQCNSCSDACHLYEMSGKNEMYRPNFRSEIFRRIYKQYVKKEPFAKWRYGDMGLNWKTVARLGELAYRCNLCRRCAQTCPIGVDNGLLAREIRKLFSQEMGIYARELHEKGTMNQMKCGSSTGMTPEVVKENVEFIDEDYTEITGVGIHTPFDVQGADIMLLHNAGEVMAWPENIAAFSLIFQEAGLSWTLSSKALAYDGVNYGVFYDDAQTARIALQHMMAAKELGVKKIVIGECGHAHKALTVIADRVIPFEYQVPRESCYVTLHDIVMSGRLKLDPSRNNFPVTLHDPCNIVRLMGIVEPQREIVRKIAPMFREMPCHGVDNYCCGGGSGFAIMTRNNIEQWRGNISGRKKMWQIAEAFKDCLGPETRKYICAPCSNCKGQIREMLEHNDLYTKNNFAYGGLVELIVNAMVNVNPGFIKFEGEEE; this is translated from the coding sequence ATGAAAGATAATCTGCAATTGAAAGATGTTTCCACTGCCGAAGGGCAGATGGTCAGCATTGACCTCAAGGATATTCCTGAGCTTCCCCTGGACGTGCACACCATGCCCTGGAAGCCCTTCACCGATGAACAGAAGCAGAACACCGCCTGCATCCTTGACGATGTGTGCGTGCTGAACATTCCTGTGCCCAAGAACAAGGAAGAAGAAGAGGAACTGGTCAACAAGTTCCTCAACGGCATGCGCAAGCTGTTCACCAAGGAAAACAACTGGACCTTCCTGCCCATGCTCGAAACCAGCATGGACTACTGCGCCCAGTGCAACTCCTGTTCTGATGCCTGCCATCTGTACGAAATGTCGGGCAAGAACGAAATGTACCGGCCCAACTTCCGGTCTGAAATCTTCCGCCGCATTTACAAGCAGTATGTGAAGAAAGAACCCTTTGCCAAATGGCGCTACGGCGACATGGGCCTGAACTGGAAGACCGTGGCCCGCCTGGGCGAGCTGGCCTACCGCTGCAACCTTTGCCGTCGCTGCGCGCAGACCTGCCCCATCGGTGTGGACAACGGCCTGCTGGCCCGCGAAATCCGCAAGCTTTTCAGCCAGGAGATGGGCATCTACGCCCGCGAACTGCACGAAAAAGGCACCATGAACCAGATGAAGTGCGGGTCTTCCACCGGCATGACGCCTGAAGTGGTGAAAGAAAACGTGGAGTTCATCGACGAGGACTACACCGAAATCACCGGCGTGGGCATCCACACTCCCTTCGACGTGCAGGGTGCAGACATCATGCTGCTGCACAACGCTGGCGAAGTGATGGCCTGGCCTGAAAACATCGCCGCCTTCTCGCTGATCTTCCAGGAAGCTGGTCTTTCCTGGACGCTTTCGAGCAAGGCTCTGGCATACGACGGCGTGAACTACGGCGTGTTCTACGACGACGCCCAGACCGCCCGTATTGCCCTGCAGCACATGATGGCCGCCAAGGAACTTGGCGTGAAGAAGATCGTCATCGGTGAATGCGGCCACGCCCACAAGGCCCTGACCGTTATCGCCGACCGCGTTATCCCCTTCGAATATCAGGTGCCGCGCGAAAGCTGCTATGTGACCCTGCACGACATCGTCATGTCGGGCCGCCTCAAGCTTGATCCTTCGCGCAACAACTTCCCCGTGACCCTGCACGACCCCTGCAACATCGTGCGCCTCATGGGCATTGTTGAACCCCAGCGCGAAATCGTGCGCAAGATTGCGCCCATGTTCCGCGAAATGCCCTGCCACGGTGTGGACAACTACTGCTGCGGCGGCGGCTCCGGCTTTGCCATCATGACCCGCAACAACATCGAGCAATGGCGCGGCAACATCTCTGGCCGCAAAAAGATGTGGCAGATCGCCGAAGCCTTCAAGGATTGCCTTGGACCGGAAACCCGCAAGTACATCTGCGCTCCCTGCTCCAACTGCAAGGGCCAGATCCGCGAAATGCTGGAACACAACGATCTGTACACCAAGAACAACTTCGCATACGGCGGCCTGGTGGAACTCATCGTCAACGCCATGGTCAACGTGAACCCCGGGTTCATCAAGTTTGAAGGCGAAGAAGAATAG